In Rutidosis leptorrhynchoides isolate AG116_Rl617_1_P2 chromosome 2, CSIRO_AGI_Rlap_v1, whole genome shotgun sequence, one genomic interval encodes:
- the LOC139893903 gene encoding uncharacterized protein — protein sequence MAVSISKKKGYGWAISAGLNAAFAAISAKFITPHIVRYGMVIIFNVVMWGCYVNSLKALSSLQATVTNFATNFLSSGLAGFFLFEEPLPLKWFAGALLIVVGVFILSRSSIEEKTNTD from the exons ATGGCGGTGAGTATAAGCAAGAAGAAAGGTTACGGTTGGGCAATTTCAGCTGGTCTTAATGCTGCTTTTGCTGCCATTTCCGCCAAATTCATCACCCCACAT ATTGTTAGGTATGGTATGGTTATTATTTTCAACGTAGTGATGTGGGGATGCTATGTGAATAGTCTAAAAGCGTTATCGTCTTTGCAAGCTACTGTGACCAACTTTGCAACCAATTTTCTTTCTTCTGGTTTAGCTGGATTTTTTCTCTTTGAGGAACCGTTGCCCCTTAAG TGGTTTGCAGGTGCCCTGCTCATTGTAGTTGGTGTATTCATACTCAGTAGGTCAAGTATAGAAGAGAAAACAAATACGGACTAG
- the LOC139893901 gene encoding large ribosomal subunit protein eL8y-like, whose amino-acid sequence MLLKYRPEDKAAKKDRLTKKAEAEIEGKTVEAKKPIVVKYGLNHITYLIEQNKAQLVIIAHDVDPIELVVWLPALCRKMEIPYCIVKGKSRLGTIVHQKTAAALCLTTVKNEDKMEFSRILEAIKANFNDKYEEYRKKWGGGIMGSKSQAKTKAKERVLAKEAAQRMN is encoded by the exons ATGCTGCTTAAGTACAGACCCGAAGACAAGGCTGCTAAAAAGGATCGTCTTACAAAAAAAGCCGAGGCTGAGATTGAAGGCAAAACCGTTGAAGCCAAGAAGCCTATTGTTGTGAAGTATGGTCTGAACCATATCACTTATCTGATTGAGCAG AACAAGGCTCAATTGGTCATTATTGCTCATGATGTGGACCCCATTGAGTTGGTTGTATGGCTCCCTGCCTTGTGCAGGAAAATGGAAATTCCCTACTGCATTGTTAAGGGAAAATCTCGACTTGGAACT ATTGTCCATCAAAAAACTGCAGCTGCTTTGTGCTTGACCACGGTCAAGAATGAAGATAAAATGGAGTTCAGCCGAATTCTGGAAGCCATTAAG GCCAACTTCAACGACAAATATGAAGAATATAGGAAGAAATGGGGCGGTGGAATTATGGGTTCAAAATCTCAGGCAAAAACAAAGGCAAAGGAGAGGGTTTTGGCCAAGGAGGCTGCTCAGAGGATGAATTAA
- the LOC139893902 gene encoding uncharacterized protein, which translates to MSTAETEKKEEEMKKGGELLFCGTTAWDLIGKKGSSEGNLVSPTRLRPLIGVDIRFVASGCASCHCVALDVDGRCYTWGKNDKGQLGHGDRVQRDRPTVVSALASYKIVKAGSGKGHTVVVTEDGLSLAFGWNKHGQLGSGSVKNEFELYPVRCQVTEVTSVACGADFTVWLTSVEGASILTAGLPQYGQLGHGTDHEHNTKDSSVKLAYEAQPRPKAISAFANETIVKVACGSNHTVAVDSKGFVYTWGYGGYGRLGHREQKDEFSPRRLDVFTKHNTVPPTAVVSAGSVNSSVTAGAGQMYMWGKIKNTGNDSMYPKPLMDLSGWNIRCMDSGSMHHFVGADSSCISWGHAQSGELGYGPHQQKSSAIPKKVDALEGMHVISVACGYSHSLVVVDRTNVGDQLEQLEIYDGKPAGEGVEEPNSEPQPVKQTNRKAAAATNSANKRKKSKDSSDTEDDESAHEEDDDNSSDSEANGYADKKSKRGGKSSGRGRGRGRTTSATKESGPAPAKRGRGRPKKA; encoded by the exons ATGTCAACGGCGGAAACAGAGAAGAAAGAAGAGGAAATGAAGAAAGGTGGTGAGTTGTTGTTCTGTGGTACGACGGCGTGGGACCTCATTGGTAAGAAAGGCTCATCGGAAGGTAACTTAGTTTCTCCGACCAGACTCCGGCCACTCATCGGCGTTGACATTCGTTTTGTTGCCTCCGGTTGTG cATCTTGTCATTGTGTAGCTCTGGATGTGGATGGACGTTGTTATACCTGGGGAAAAAATGAT AAGGGGCAGCTTGGACACGGGGATCGAGTTCAAAGAGATAGGCCAACAGTTGTTTCGGCACTTGCTTC ATACAAAATTGTTAAGGCTGGGAGTGGAAAAGGTCATACGGTTGTAGTGACTGAAGATGGCCTATCTTTGGCATTCGGTTGGAATAAACACGGACAGCTCGGTTCCGGTTCCGTAAAAAACG AATTTGAGCTATATCCAGTGCGCTGTCAAGTAACTGAAGTAACAAGTGTTGCTTGTGGAGCTGATTTTACGGTTTGGTTGACTTCAGTTGAAGGCGCTTCTATACT aaCTGCTGGTCTTCCACAGTATGGTCAACTTGGACATGGAACCGATCATGAG CACAATACTAAAGATAGCTCTGTGAAGCTTGCTTACGAGGCTCAGCCTCGTCCGAAGGCAATATCTGCTTTTGCCAATGAAACCATTGTAAAAGTTGCTTGCGGATCAAACCATACAG TTGCTGTGGACTCCAAGGGCTTTGTTTACAC GTGGGGCTATGGAGGATATGGAAG GCTTGGACATAGAGAGCAAAAGGACGAGTTTAGCCCTCGCCGTCTTGATGTTTTCACAAAGCATAATACTGTACCTCCTACCGCTGTCGTTTCTGCCGGTTCTGTCAACTCCTCTGTAACAGCTG GCGCAGGGCAGATGTACATGTGGGGAAAGATAAAGAACACCGGTAATGATTCGATGTACCCCAAGCCTCTCATGGATCTCAG TGGTTGGAACATACGTTGCATGGATTCAGGGAGCATGCACCATTTTGTTGGTGCGGATAGCTCATGCATTAGTTGGGGGCATGCTCAATCTGGTGAACTCGGTTATGGTCCTCATCAGCAGAA GTCTTCTGCAATTCCCAAAAAGGTCGATGCTCTTGAAGGCATGCATGTTATAAG TGTTGCATGTGGTTATTCGCATTCGTTGGTGGTGGTTGATCGAACAAATGTCGGTGATCAACTTGAGCAG CTCGAAATATATGATGGGAAACCTGCCGGAGAAGGTGTTGAAGAACCTAACAGTGAACCGCAACCCGTCAAACAAACTAACCGAAAGGCCGCCGCCGCCACAAATTCGGCCAACAAGAGAAAGAAATCGAAAGACTCTTCGGACACTGAAGATGATGAAAGTGctcatgaagaagatgatgataataGTAGTGACTCGGAAGCAAACGGTTATGCGGATAAAAAGAGTAAAAGGGGTGGGAAGTCGTCCGGCAGAGGTCGTGGTAGGGGTCGTACTACTTCCGCTACAAAGGAAAGTGGGCCCGCACCAGCTAAAAGAGGAAGAGGAAGACCAAAGAAGGCATGA